The following proteins are encoded in a genomic region of Musa acuminata AAA Group cultivar baxijiao chromosome BXJ2-11, Cavendish_Baxijiao_AAA, whole genome shotgun sequence:
- the LOC135585223 gene encoding protein NPGR2-like isoform X2: MKCLCSDDQLRVDEMVQSSGSLATKDCLPGHYSCRNGEVERRVDTVNIEEAESSLREGLCLNDEEARALLGRIEYQRGNVEAALHVFDGIDLSSVAPKIKAAIAERMERPKCHSKWDARTMSIHAISLLVEAVYLKARALQDLGRFKEAAQSCSIFLNSIESALHDGLPGNFITDNKLQEIVCKAVELLPELWKLAGFPHEAISTYRRALLGHWNLDDVTMAKIQKEFAIFLLYGGCDASPPNLHSQMDGAFIPRNNMEEAVLLLIILLRKVSLRRIEWDSSIIDHLSFALSICGQLSSLAGQVEGLLPGVLGMKEQYYTLALCYLGENDDLTALNLLRKLLNATDPDCVKALILAAKVCGENTSCAEEGVSFARRALTNLHGCCDQIESVTNCLLGISLSAQARSSSSDSERVSRHSEALEVLEKTERTIHGKDCKTIFNLSLEHAEQRKLDAALRYAKQLLKLEAGSNVDAWILLARILTAQKRFVDAETIINAGLEQTGKWDQGELLQTKAKIQIAKGQLKNAIETYTHLLAIIQLRTKSFNYGLMSLKGGKSERSLEIQTWHDLANVYISMSLWREAEICLSNLKAICPYSALRWHATGQLYEAKGLLQEALGAYAKALDIEPAHVPSLVSRAIVLRHLGLIYKAEGARSALEAAECFQTAAFLKETAPVEPFR; the protein is encoded by the exons ATGAAGTGTTTGTGTTCGGATGATCAATTGCGAGTAGATGAAATGGTTCAATCGTCTGGGTCCCTGGCCACCAAGGACTGCTTGCCTGGCCATTATTCATGTCGAAATGGTGAGGTTGAGCGGAGGGTTGACACTGTAAACATTGAAGAAGCTGAATCATCTCTCCGTGAAGGTCTTTGCTTAAATGATGAG GAAGCAAGAGCCTTGCTTGGAAGGATAGAATATCAGAGAGGAAATGTAGAAGCTGCACTTCATGTTTTTGATGGAATAGATCTTTCTTCAGTAGCTCCTAAGATCAAAGCTGCTATTGCTGAAAGAATGGAACGCCCCAAGTGTCACTCAAAATGGGATGCACGAACAATGTCCATACATGCAATAAGCTTACTTGTTGAAGCAGTATATCTGAAAGCAAGAGCTCTACAAGATCTTGGAAGGTTTAAAG AAGCTGCTCAATCATGCAGCATTTTTCTGAACTCTATAGAGTCTGCGTTACATGATGGCTTGCCAGGGAACTTTATTACTGATAATAAATTACAGGAGATAGTGTGCAAGGCAGTTGAGTTGCTTCCGGAGCTATGGAAACTGGCTGGATTTCCTCATGAAGCCATCTCAACTTACCGAAGGGCCCTACTTGGACACTGGAATCTTGATGATGTTACCATGGCAAAGATACAAAAAGAATTTGCTATCTTTCTTCTTTATGGAGGCTGTGATGCTAGCCCTCCAAACCTTCACTCTCAAATGGATGGTGCATTTATACCTAGGAACAACATGGAAGAGGCAGTTCTTCTGTTAATAATTCTTTTGCGGAAAGTTTCTCTTAGGAGAATTGAGTGGGATTCATCTATCATCGATCATCTGTCTTTTGCACTATCTATATGTGGGCAGCTTAGTTCTCTGGCCGGTCAGGTAGAAGGGTTATTACCTGGTGTCCTAGGTATGAAAGAACAATACTATACCTTAGCCTTATGTTACTTAGGAGAAAATGATGACCTTACGGCTCTGAATTTGCTGAGAAAGCTACTGAATGCTACGGATCCAGATTGTGTAAAAGCATTGATACTTGCTGCTAAagtttgtggtgagaatacttctTGTGCAGAGGAAGGTGTTTCCTTTGCACGCAGGGCACTCACCAACTTGCATGGTTGCTGTGATCAAATTGAAAGTGTAACTAATTGTTTACTTGGTATCTCACTTTCAGCTCAGGCTAGATCTTCTTCCTCTGATTCAGAAAGAGTTTCAAGGCACTCTGAGGCACTTGAGGTGCTTGAAAAAACTGAAAGAACGATCCATGGAAAAGACTGTAAAACCATATTCAATCTCAGCTTAGAACATGCTGAACAAAGAAAGTTGGATGCAGCACTTCGTTATGCCAAACAGCTTCTGAAACTAGAAGCTGGCTCAAATGTAGATGCGTGGATCCTTTTGGCACGAATATTAACTGCCCAGAAGCGGTTTGTTGATGCTGAGACCATTATCAATGCTGGTTTGGAGCAAACAGGAAAGTGGGACCAGGGAGAACTACTGCAAACTAAAGCTAAAATTCAGATTGCAAAGGGACAACTGAAGAATGCTATTGAGACATATACTCATCTTCTTGCCATAATTCAGTTGAGGACTAAGAGTTTTAATTATGGACTAATGTCATTGAAG GGTGGAAAAAGTGAGAGAAGTTTGGAAATCCAGACGTGGCATGATCTGGCTAATGTCTACATAAGCATGTCACTGTGGAGGGAGGCTGAAATTTGCCTATCTAATTTGAAGGCTATTTGTCCTTATTCTGCTTTAAGATGGCACGCTACTG GACAGCTATATGAAGCAAAAGGTCTCCTTCAAGAAGCTCTAGGGGCATATGCTAAAGCATTGGATATAGAGCCAGCCCATGTCCCAAGCTTGGTGTCAAGAGCAATTGTTCTTAGGCATCTTG GTTTAATTTATAAAGCTGAAGGTGCCAGATCAGCACTTGAGGCTGCGGAGTGTTTTCAGACTGCTGCTTTTCTTAAAGAGACTGCACCGGTTGAACCCTTCAGATGA
- the LOC135585223 gene encoding protein NPGR2-like isoform X1, producing the protein MKCLCSDDQLRVDEMVQSSGSLATKDCLPGHYSCRNGEVERRVDTVNIEEAESSLREGLCLNDEEARALLGRIEYQRGNVEAALHVFDGIDLSSVAPKIKAAIAERMERPKCHSKWDARTMSIHAISLLVEAVYLKARALQDLGRFKEAAQSCSIFLNSIESALHDGLPGNFITDNKLQEIVCKAVELLPELWKLAGFPHEAISTYRRALLGHWNLDDVTMAKIQKEFAIFLLYGGCDASPPNLHSQMDGAFIPRNNMEEAVLLLIILLRKVSLRRIEWDSSIIDHLSFALSICGQLSSLAGQVEGLLPGVLGMKEQYYTLALCYLGENDDLTALNLLRKLLNATDPDCVKALILAAKVCGENTSCAEEGVSFARRALTNLHGCCDQIESVTNCLLGISLSAQARSSSSDSERVSRHSEALEVLEKTERTIHGKDCKTIFNLSLEHAEQRKLDAALRYAKQLLKLEAGSNVDAWILLARILTAQKRFVDAETIINAGLEQTGKWDQGELLQTKAKIQIAKGQLKNAIETYTHLLAIIQLRTKSFNYGLMSLKGGKSERSLEIQTWHDLANVYISMSLWREAEICLSNLKAICPYSALRWHATGQLYEAKGLLQEALGAYAKALDIEPAHVPSLVSRAIVLRHLGDWSLDVIRSLLTDALRLDRTNHIAWFNLGLIYKAEGARSALEAAECFQTAAFLKETAPVEPFR; encoded by the exons ATGAAGTGTTTGTGTTCGGATGATCAATTGCGAGTAGATGAAATGGTTCAATCGTCTGGGTCCCTGGCCACCAAGGACTGCTTGCCTGGCCATTATTCATGTCGAAATGGTGAGGTTGAGCGGAGGGTTGACACTGTAAACATTGAAGAAGCTGAATCATCTCTCCGTGAAGGTCTTTGCTTAAATGATGAG GAAGCAAGAGCCTTGCTTGGAAGGATAGAATATCAGAGAGGAAATGTAGAAGCTGCACTTCATGTTTTTGATGGAATAGATCTTTCTTCAGTAGCTCCTAAGATCAAAGCTGCTATTGCTGAAAGAATGGAACGCCCCAAGTGTCACTCAAAATGGGATGCACGAACAATGTCCATACATGCAATAAGCTTACTTGTTGAAGCAGTATATCTGAAAGCAAGAGCTCTACAAGATCTTGGAAGGTTTAAAG AAGCTGCTCAATCATGCAGCATTTTTCTGAACTCTATAGAGTCTGCGTTACATGATGGCTTGCCAGGGAACTTTATTACTGATAATAAATTACAGGAGATAGTGTGCAAGGCAGTTGAGTTGCTTCCGGAGCTATGGAAACTGGCTGGATTTCCTCATGAAGCCATCTCAACTTACCGAAGGGCCCTACTTGGACACTGGAATCTTGATGATGTTACCATGGCAAAGATACAAAAAGAATTTGCTATCTTTCTTCTTTATGGAGGCTGTGATGCTAGCCCTCCAAACCTTCACTCTCAAATGGATGGTGCATTTATACCTAGGAACAACATGGAAGAGGCAGTTCTTCTGTTAATAATTCTTTTGCGGAAAGTTTCTCTTAGGAGAATTGAGTGGGATTCATCTATCATCGATCATCTGTCTTTTGCACTATCTATATGTGGGCAGCTTAGTTCTCTGGCCGGTCAGGTAGAAGGGTTATTACCTGGTGTCCTAGGTATGAAAGAACAATACTATACCTTAGCCTTATGTTACTTAGGAGAAAATGATGACCTTACGGCTCTGAATTTGCTGAGAAAGCTACTGAATGCTACGGATCCAGATTGTGTAAAAGCATTGATACTTGCTGCTAAagtttgtggtgagaatacttctTGTGCAGAGGAAGGTGTTTCCTTTGCACGCAGGGCACTCACCAACTTGCATGGTTGCTGTGATCAAATTGAAAGTGTAACTAATTGTTTACTTGGTATCTCACTTTCAGCTCAGGCTAGATCTTCTTCCTCTGATTCAGAAAGAGTTTCAAGGCACTCTGAGGCACTTGAGGTGCTTGAAAAAACTGAAAGAACGATCCATGGAAAAGACTGTAAAACCATATTCAATCTCAGCTTAGAACATGCTGAACAAAGAAAGTTGGATGCAGCACTTCGTTATGCCAAACAGCTTCTGAAACTAGAAGCTGGCTCAAATGTAGATGCGTGGATCCTTTTGGCACGAATATTAACTGCCCAGAAGCGGTTTGTTGATGCTGAGACCATTATCAATGCTGGTTTGGAGCAAACAGGAAAGTGGGACCAGGGAGAACTACTGCAAACTAAAGCTAAAATTCAGATTGCAAAGGGACAACTGAAGAATGCTATTGAGACATATACTCATCTTCTTGCCATAATTCAGTTGAGGACTAAGAGTTTTAATTATGGACTAATGTCATTGAAG GGTGGAAAAAGTGAGAGAAGTTTGGAAATCCAGACGTGGCATGATCTGGCTAATGTCTACATAAGCATGTCACTGTGGAGGGAGGCTGAAATTTGCCTATCTAATTTGAAGGCTATTTGTCCTTATTCTGCTTTAAGATGGCACGCTACTG GACAGCTATATGAAGCAAAAGGTCTCCTTCAAGAAGCTCTAGGGGCATATGCTAAAGCATTGGATATAGAGCCAGCCCATGTCCCAAGCTTGGTGTCAAGAGCAATTGTTCTTAGGCATCTTGGTGATTGGTCATTGGATGTCATTAGGAGCTTATTGACTGATGCACTTCGGCTGGACCGGACTAACCATATTGCTTGGTTTAATCTAGGTTTAATTTATAAAGCTGAAGGTGCCAGATCAGCACTTGAGGCTGCGGAGTGTTTTCAGACTGCTGCTTTTCTTAAAGAGACTGCACCGGTTGAACCCTTCAGATGA
- the LOC135585223 gene encoding protein NPGR2-like isoform X3: MKCLCSDDQLRVDEMVQSSGSLATKDCLPGHYSCRNGEVERRVDTVNIEEAESSLREGLCLNDEEARALLGRIEYQRGNVEAALHVFDGIDLSSVAPKIKAAIAERMERPKCHSKWDARTMSIHAISLLVEAVYLKARALQDLGRFKEAAQSCSIFLNSIESALHDGLPGNFITDNKLQEIVCKAVELLPELWKLAGFPHEAISTYRRALLGHWNLDDVTMAKIQKEFAIFLLYGGCDASPPNLHSQMDGAFIPRNNMEEAVLLLIILLRKVSLRRIEWDSSIIDHLSFALSICGQLSSLAGQVEGLLPGVLGMKEQYYTLALCYLGENDDLTALNLLRKLLNATDPDCVKALILAAKVCGENTSCAEEGVSFARRALTNLHGCCDQIESVTNCLLGISLSAQARSSSSDSERVSRHSEALEVLEKTERTIHGKDCKTIFNLSLEHAEQRKLDAALRYAKQLLKLEAGSNVDAWILLARILTAQKRFVDAETIINAGLEQTGKWDQGELLQTKAKIQIAKGQLKNAIETYTHLLAIIQLRTKSFNYGLMSLKGGKSERSLEIQTWHDLANVYISMSLWREAEICLSNLKAICPYSALRWHATAI, translated from the exons ATGAAGTGTTTGTGTTCGGATGATCAATTGCGAGTAGATGAAATGGTTCAATCGTCTGGGTCCCTGGCCACCAAGGACTGCTTGCCTGGCCATTATTCATGTCGAAATGGTGAGGTTGAGCGGAGGGTTGACACTGTAAACATTGAAGAAGCTGAATCATCTCTCCGTGAAGGTCTTTGCTTAAATGATGAG GAAGCAAGAGCCTTGCTTGGAAGGATAGAATATCAGAGAGGAAATGTAGAAGCTGCACTTCATGTTTTTGATGGAATAGATCTTTCTTCAGTAGCTCCTAAGATCAAAGCTGCTATTGCTGAAAGAATGGAACGCCCCAAGTGTCACTCAAAATGGGATGCACGAACAATGTCCATACATGCAATAAGCTTACTTGTTGAAGCAGTATATCTGAAAGCAAGAGCTCTACAAGATCTTGGAAGGTTTAAAG AAGCTGCTCAATCATGCAGCATTTTTCTGAACTCTATAGAGTCTGCGTTACATGATGGCTTGCCAGGGAACTTTATTACTGATAATAAATTACAGGAGATAGTGTGCAAGGCAGTTGAGTTGCTTCCGGAGCTATGGAAACTGGCTGGATTTCCTCATGAAGCCATCTCAACTTACCGAAGGGCCCTACTTGGACACTGGAATCTTGATGATGTTACCATGGCAAAGATACAAAAAGAATTTGCTATCTTTCTTCTTTATGGAGGCTGTGATGCTAGCCCTCCAAACCTTCACTCTCAAATGGATGGTGCATTTATACCTAGGAACAACATGGAAGAGGCAGTTCTTCTGTTAATAATTCTTTTGCGGAAAGTTTCTCTTAGGAGAATTGAGTGGGATTCATCTATCATCGATCATCTGTCTTTTGCACTATCTATATGTGGGCAGCTTAGTTCTCTGGCCGGTCAGGTAGAAGGGTTATTACCTGGTGTCCTAGGTATGAAAGAACAATACTATACCTTAGCCTTATGTTACTTAGGAGAAAATGATGACCTTACGGCTCTGAATTTGCTGAGAAAGCTACTGAATGCTACGGATCCAGATTGTGTAAAAGCATTGATACTTGCTGCTAAagtttgtggtgagaatacttctTGTGCAGAGGAAGGTGTTTCCTTTGCACGCAGGGCACTCACCAACTTGCATGGTTGCTGTGATCAAATTGAAAGTGTAACTAATTGTTTACTTGGTATCTCACTTTCAGCTCAGGCTAGATCTTCTTCCTCTGATTCAGAAAGAGTTTCAAGGCACTCTGAGGCACTTGAGGTGCTTGAAAAAACTGAAAGAACGATCCATGGAAAAGACTGTAAAACCATATTCAATCTCAGCTTAGAACATGCTGAACAAAGAAAGTTGGATGCAGCACTTCGTTATGCCAAACAGCTTCTGAAACTAGAAGCTGGCTCAAATGTAGATGCGTGGATCCTTTTGGCACGAATATTAACTGCCCAGAAGCGGTTTGTTGATGCTGAGACCATTATCAATGCTGGTTTGGAGCAAACAGGAAAGTGGGACCAGGGAGAACTACTGCAAACTAAAGCTAAAATTCAGATTGCAAAGGGACAACTGAAGAATGCTATTGAGACATATACTCATCTTCTTGCCATAATTCAGTTGAGGACTAAGAGTTTTAATTATGGACTAATGTCATTGAAG GGTGGAAAAAGTGAGAGAAGTTTGGAAATCCAGACGTGGCATGATCTGGCTAATGTCTACATAAGCATGTCACTGTGGAGGGAGGCTGAAATTTGCCTATCTAATTTGAAGGCTATTTGTCCTTATTCTGCTTTAAGATGGCACGCTACTG CTATATGA
- the LOC135627320 gene encoding cyclin-dependent kinase inhibitor 4-like, whose translation MGKYMRKAKVSGEVAVMEVSHQSSVGVRTRARTLAAAAAAAAQDSSRAYLELRSRRLEKPLPPPSACKPCKDTSKPKPNPSSKTDSRFSSQKSGPNRRSNSGSVESVSTRRCSAALEAELPPDAEVSFGENILEADSRDRCSRETTPCSLIRNPEAIRTPSSTNRPSNSTTTNRRMQIVHQNIPSAHEMDEFFAGAEQLQQRIFIERYNFDPVNDRPLPGRYEWVKVDF comes from the exons ATGGGCAAGTATATGAGGAAGGCTAAGGTCTCCGGTGAGGTGGCAGTCATGGAGGTCTCCCACCAATCCTCCGTCGGCGTCCGCACCCGCGCCCGAACCCtcgccgccgccgcagccgccGCTGCGCAGGACTCCTCCCGCGCCTACCTCGAACTCCGGAGCCGCCGGCTCGAGAAGCCCCTCCCGCCCCCTTCGGCCTGCAAGCCGTGCAAGGACACCTCCAAGCCCAAGCCTAACCCTAGCTCCAAGACAGACTCTAGATTTAGCTCGCAGAAGTCTGGCCCCAATCGGAGATCGAATTCTGGATCGGTGGAGTCCGTCTCGACCAGGAGATGTTCGGCGGCGCTGGAAGCGGAGTTGCCGCCGGATGCGGAGGTCTCGTTTGGGGAGAATATTCTCGAGGCTGATTCGAGGGACAG GTGTTCCAGAGAGACCACCCCTTGCAGTCTGATCAGGAATCCAGAAGCGATAAGGACTCCAAGTTCTACAAACAGGCCTTCCAATTCTACAACCACTAACCGGAGGATGCAAATTGTTCATCAGAATATTCCTAGTGCTCATGAGATGGATGAGTTTTTTGCCGGCGCAGAGCAACTCCAGCAACGAATATTTATCGAAAG GTACAACTTTGATCCTGTAAATGACCGCCCGCTTCCTGGTCGGTATGAATGGGTGAAAGTTGACTTCTAG